TCCTCTCCATCTGCATAATACTTTGCCTCTGTATCATGGATCTTGTATCCTAGTGTCTCCGTGTACAGATGGAATGCTGCACGGTTACTCTTTCTCACGTGCAGAGATACATACTCAGCACTAAATACCTGTTTTTATTATCAAATCAACTAGTTATTACTCGTATTTGGTATACAATAATAAGAACATAGAACTTGTATGAAACACATATATATGTACATTTGAGTAAAGAAACTTTCATGTTTAATAGACAAATACATGTTTATTCTACATTTAAAAACCCTATTAACATTTGATAATGCTATTGCATTGACATGTGAGTTCATGCTATTACAAGAGTTTGTACTCTAAGAGCAAGAACATCTAACTTACTGTGAAAAGTTGAATTAAATCAAAACATACTAGTTAAAAGGACTTATTTTAAACGTTATGTACCTCGTAACAATGATCTTTTCATGCAAACTTTCCATATTAGGTAATTATTTACCATAACATTCAAACAGAAATATCATTAACTATTCTATAAGCTCATAAGAGTTCACAAACTTCAATTGACTTCCAAATCTAATGAATAAAAAAGATTACTCTTCCTTCATATAACCGAACTGAACAACTATACAAAGATCCGTACATATACTTCCTCATACAAACAAAAGACCAAATTGCAACTCTACTACATTTTGTTAAGCACCTACCATCACAAATAATAAAGCATGATCATCTCCACTTTCGCTTGTCATATTATCGTCCACGTCTGTATCATactttttcctagtaaaattatacatgtttaaacTTGTTTACACTATCAGTCTATCAGCCAGCTAAATACAAAGCATTGAGTGTTTTTACATGTGCCCAACTCTACCCGAAAGCCTAACATATAGTCACATGCATTGTATCTTAAAACTAACTATTAGATGCGTCAAAATATCAGTTACAGCTATTATACACATACATCGCCCAAGTATCCTACATCTTTTGCAAACGTTGCAGTCATAGAACCAAGTCATCTCACATCCCCAGTTTACGATTCATAAGATGCCATAATGTCAAATTCAATCAACGACAAAAATAAACAGTACATTACACGCATTCACAAATTTTTAGCTAATTTCGAGGTAAAAGCGGATAAATTCACTACACTTAACCTAACTAATTACAACTTTAACTTCACATTCCTAACAACTTACAAGTGGTTCTAAATGTATGAAACTTTACACAATAAAAAAACAATACTGCAGGCATCATACCTCAAAAACTTATTATTCTTAATGCACTATGAAATATATAATAACTAAACAGTGAAACCCTAGAAAATTTAACACTTTTACTACAAACCAGCTAAAATTACAATACGAAACAGTAAAAAAAAACAATAAATAACTTTTAGAATTAGATAAGGGACCTGTTCCATAGCGTTTTGAGCAGCAGTCATAAGTTTAGTGGCGAGCCCTAATTTGCGATGTGTACGGAGAACGGCGAGTGACGTAATATGACCGTGACATTCGGTGGTTTCTTCTTCCATTTTAGCAAGAACATAACCGACGATTTTACCACCGTAATCTTCAGCAACGTAAAGAAGGTGGGGCCATGAAAGAATGTGATAAAAATAGTATTTCATTTGGTAATTTTCGGGGAGACAGAATAGATTACAAGCTTGCATTGCAAGCAAATCATCCATTGTTGCTTTACGTATGCACACCATGTTTCCTGATTGATTGTGGAGATTTGGTTTGATTAGGGTTTTTGAGAAAGATGAATAAAGAGGGGTAGAAAATAGAATAGAATATTGAGAAGATACATTTGCGCCTTGGACCCTGTGGATTGCTCAAAAGTGCATGTATTGATCTTAACTTTTTTTTTTCTACATTGTTGGTACCTGTTGTTAAAGATTTGAACCCGCTTGATCCCTCATGCAAACAGCTTTTAAATCTATACATTAGGTCACCCATGTGCATTGCACATGAGGCTATCTTCGTCCATTTCATTAATCAGGGACTTGTGTATCTTTCTGAAAATTTCTTATTCCTCCTGTCTTCTTCCCCAAACAAAAGATACAAAaggtactgaaaaaaaaaaaaaaaaaaaaaaaacaacctaaCGATGCACATTGACAAATTGTAGTCTACCTGAATAATAAcaaaatgtagcgaccccgacaaatcgtcaaatgacggcgtcatctacgtatggtcccattacatggtcgtaagtctttataacaaagtttgaccgaaaagtatgtcgcattcatttcataaataagggtgtttcaaagtttacaaaagtagtttccataacaagtacataacaatgtttaaagtttgtatgaaacacgtgcgacacgattaaaagtagtcaaaaagacgctccacgtatgcaagtatactcgacatccaatgcaagtatcaaaaagtatgagcggaagcatatatcacctaagttcaaggacctgagaaaaacatagagaatctgtcaacgaaaacgttggtgaaatcataggtttaaataagtaagtgagtaatagtaagttgaaccacaagatttgcaacatcgataaagccatagtacattctaaaagttaatattcacgagcactcaattatcaaagcttaacattccgtccgttgaaccccgtaataatagtgttagaacatacactgtttcccgaaaatatatttcacccgtagacggtagcgaaccgtccgaagtgagggtttgtcaaacccatatggccatataacataagttctcgcttacaccctctgatgtaactaatgataatcgaattgaggatttgtgttcaaactcgtatgtagaatgtttgttttccctgtacttgtgttcacgtagtttaaaagaacgtttatgttttctcatcccaaaagtaagttcaaaaagagtaaaagtgggactatgatctcaccttgtatgcacgaaccaaaaagtacttcgacaagtaacgtgtgcaaagaacaatgctagtcttgacctaaacaaataggttgtatcaataacgatagtcacgaagggtcaaagatgttcaattagtcctatggctcgttacgactcgattaatatagcacgtggatcaatttgtcaagtttcatgcacgacacaagtagttaagcatgttagaacgattgtataatcgtttggttaagtttgactaaaagtcaaacttggtcaaagtcaaagtcaaagtcaacggggtcgggtcgggtgtccgataattttctcatgatgagaagtcatatacgagcataatagtcaagtttcatggtaaacggggttatagtaaagcgggaaacatttttgtgacatgaaaaacaaagacaaaatgagctgggcagtatgcgcggcgcgctatgggttgcgcggcgcgcacccaagtgtaaatcctggtcagaacttaaccacgaaggcaaacatctgggatttctaattctgcgcggcgcgcctgggaaacatgcagtttgcagaaaaatggtccaagtcacgaaccaaaatacaatttaacacatctcatgcaccgaaaacacttaaaacgcatatcatatatcattagaaaggtaatttgacaaggagaataactaaacgcatttactcaatcaaaaccaaacaaactcatatcaaaatcaccattaatgctcatcatttattactccaagttcataaatgccatattatgattcgggaaattaatgcacatgtgtaatacgccgttttgaagataatcaagcatacaatacaactaaacgcaaacaaaacaacatggcaatcattcaatgcatctaagattcatttcaagttcatcaaaccctaaactaaattcaccaaatttcataatcaagtttaggaggtttccttaatcaaactttacatcaaaataaagctagtaacactaggagcataattaaaacatgaagtcttagcatctaacaacatataaacactcaaatctcaaggttaagcatgttatctttcaatatgaactagttacatcaaaataacaagaacaagcatacaaatcacataatcatactagacttgagccatagacactaatcaacaaccttttaactcaaaaatctcaagaacacataaaattagtgattttagaaagttacccaaaattgatgaaatcggtatggaatcgaagaggatgttgcaaggattccaaatatgtattttgtttgaattgaagcttgctagaaattaaatggatgatgattccttgatgtggtgaattgaaagaaaatgtgaaagtaggagaagaaaagagaaaagaaaatgagaaaatgatgagtggatgaggttgaaggtttgactagttgacctagtcaaatctttggcctcttggcaaaactagtccctcaactttgaatcgggtgcgttaaattacctacacaagatattttgaaacgcgtattaacgggagatgttataaacatataacggagtttgaaatagtataaaggaaaaataaacagaaaaaggcgggatgttacattacctacaccttaaaagaaatttcgtcccgaaatttaagcaggcgtagtaatcgttgtttcctcctcggaatccgacgattccggaaccgggaatagatgagggtgtttctttcgcatttgatcttctctttcccaagtaaactcgggtccccttttggcgttccaacgaaccttaacaatcgggatccggctttgttttaattccttctcgacgtagtccacaatttcaaccggttcctccacaaagtggagtttgtcattaatagtgagttcctcgagagggacgacgatatcgggctcggcaagacatttcttcaagttagatacatgaaaggtaggatggacggagcttagttgaggcggaagatccaaacgatacgcaacggtcccaacacgctctaagatttcgaaaggaccaacataccgtggatttagtttcccacgtttcccaaaacggatgacgcctttccaaggtgcgaattttaacatgacgcggtcaccgacttgaaattcgaggtccttgcgtcttttgtcggtatagcatttttgacgactccgggccgtccgaagcctatctcggatttgaagaatcttttcggttgtttcgtgaatgagttcgggcccggaaatttgcacgtcacccacttcggcccaacaaagaggagagcgacattttcgaccatataacgcttcaaaaggtgcggtcttaatactcgcgtgataactattgttgtaagagaattcggcgagaggtaagtgattgtcccaagcttttccaaaatcaacaacgcaggctcgtaacatattctctaaggtttgtattgtacgttcactttgcccatcggtttggggatgatatgcggtgctcatgtccaaacgcgttcccaatgcttcttgtaacgtacgccaaaatctagaaacgaaacgaccatctcggtcggagataatcgataacggtactccgtgtcgggctacaatctctttaatgtaaagtcgtgcaagtttctccattttgtcggtttctttcatggcgagaaagtgcgcggatttggtgagacggtcaacaatgacccaaagtgtatcataaccgcccgacgttttcggtagtttggtgataaaatccatcgtgatcctttcccacttccattgcgggatctcgggttgttgaagtaacccggacggtctttggtgttcggctttgacttttgcgcaagtcaaacatttggcaacgtatctagcaacttcctttttgatgttcggccaccaatattgttctttaaggtcatggtacatcttattggcgccgggatgaatcgagtatcgcgatttgtgggcttcgtccaggatgaggtttcgtagatcgccatatctaggcacccaaatttttccggcgtaatatcgaagtccggtctccttaacttcgaatcgggagacgagaatgtttaaaagttcgcgtgcgatgttgttgtccttaagagcttcatcttgggctacccgaatttggctattaaggttggagtggatggtgatattcaaagctcggacacgaagaggcaccgctctttcctttcgacttaaggcatcggccactacattagcctttccggggtggtaacgaagctcgcaattataatcgttcaaggtctcaatccaccttcgttgtctcatgtttagttgcttttgatcgaagatatgttggagacttttgtgatcggtaaagatagtactcttggtaccaagaagatgatgtctccatagcttaagtgcaaagatgacggcaccgagttcaagatcatgtgtcgtgtagtttcgttcgtggactttgagttgtcgagaggcataagcaatgactttctttcgttgcattaatacgcatccataaccgtttttcgaggcatcacaatatacaacaaaatcatcattgccttcaggaagtgacaagataggagcggtggttagtttagttttcaagatttggaaagcggtttcttgttcggatgtccaaacgaattgaggactgtttcgaatagccaaaagatgtagccaaaagatgtagcagaggggcaggattcgtttggtctcaatataattgaggactgtttggctccaataacccggtccacgtacaaatccaactattactacgaaccagaaaattttgatgtctattaatttaactacttaaaataaattttcgttattttaagaaatttagataagaagtagaaaaaattctaagtcctaaaaactagaatagcgagaaataagagagaaaaagagttcgtcgaaaaaggttgaaaagaaaaaaaaatggttgaaaaataaaaggtgacggaaaaataaaagaaacttataaaaacttaaaaatactttactaacctaaccttattactacaactaacttaaaattataatcgcaaattgaaattactaattggaatgataattggtacatagtaaaaggtctaaaaatattaaagcttacaaggaaaaactaaatcccaaatggaaataacttaaaaagaaactaaaacttaaaaaggcgtcgcaaaattctaaagcacctaaatcttagtctaaagaaaaagcacttaaggaattctacggcaaagcctaaaaatctaggagtaaaaattactatagcaaaaactaagattaaaactaaatatgagctaaaaaatacaaattttacgctacaacgattaaaaaggtacaaaatataaaaatatacaaaaaagttgtaaaaagtacaatttttataaaaatattatttttatattatttattttataaaattactaattttacaatttaataaaactaattaaactaaaatatataaataaaataaaaagtaaaaaaaatcaaactaaaactaataataataataataataattaggtaatgataataataataattaattaaatcccgtaattaatgcagatttagggtttctgtcgcgtgtcagatggcctccgcgagtcgcggcaattattgaagaaaaccccgcgagtcgcggggttcagaaattctgttgacaggtttgaaatttttacgcgttttctttattttttattttttttattttatgttttctgttttttttttttttatataaataaaagatgtttaataaaatttatatttttataaactaaaatagaaataaagaaacttataaaacttaaatatttaacaaaatcttaaaaatactaatatttttgtttttctttttatattttcgaataattaaaacgtatttttacaaaaacgacttttaataaaagtaactaaaatttttttttttttttttttttttatattagcgttgcgcttccggcttttaagatagttccccggcagcggcgccaaaaaatacttgatgtcaaagcagaggggtatataaaatagttattattttactaggaaaacactattaaatacgatacaattttacacaagatatttatttatttatagaatggatatacttaaaccttgctacaacacttataggcagtgtacctaatcgtacagtagtgtagtttttagtaagtccggttcgttccacagggaaatctttaaacaaagctcaacgctatattagtttacttttataaaaatacaaacatatatataagtaatattattattataaaggggggtttttaccgtttaatgaccggtttgtcgattttaaaactttagtcgcagttaaaacctaatgtaaaatataaaatacaagacttaaattaaagcgtaaagtaaataacgataatgaaattgcgaataataaaaatgcgataaaataaaattgcgataattaaaaagtacgataattaaaagtgcgataaaataaattaacaattaataaaatgcgataattagaagtgcaattaaatataaaataaaggaaattaaatatgatataaaagaattatgcttatttaaacttccgtaatcatgatgtttgacgtgttgattttagttttatgcccatgggttaattgtcctttgtcctggattattcaatatgtccgtctggtttttgtccataacagtccatcagtcataaatataaattgcaagtgtccttgtcaaattattattatacccgaagttaaatattccaactaattggggattcgaattgtaacaaggttttaatactttgtttaatgaatacaccaggttatcgactgcgtgtaaaccaaggttttactactttgttaacaattacaccaattacccttgaatgtaatttcacccctgttttaattattctagtggctattaattcattcccgtgtccggttaaatgaacgattattcgtacatataaataccccgcccatcgtgtccgatcgagtgtatacggtaatttatagggacgcccaattgtaaatctttatattaacattaacaaactttcatttagttaaacaaatataaagcccattaatagcccatagtctaatttccacaagtgtcgttcttttgtccaaaccccaattatggtacaaagcccaattacccaattttagtaattagcccaacatcatgattacttcgttttaaataagcataataataacttagctacgagacattaatgtaaaaaggttgaacataacttacaatgattaaaaatagcgtagcgttacacggacagaatttcgacttacacccttacaacattcgctaacatacccttattattagaattaaaattaaaattaaaatataaattatatatatatatataagttttacgtatgaagaggaagaaaaaaagatgatgaaatttgatcagaattcggttggctttatagccagagttgaaaattggggctccgcgactcgcggcaaaatgcccttaaaactccgcgagtcgcggagatagaaattacagctcacacccttggagtttctctgccgacgatttttaatatatatatatataatatatatataattaatataattaattatatattatattatatttatatatatagttaacttgtaatttttagtccgttgcgtcgagcgttaagagttgactctggtcccggttccggattttcgaacgtccttgcgtacaattttatattttgtactttgcgttttgaatcttgtactcttgtgatttcgagacgtttcttatcaataattggaacctttttgattgtcttttgtacttttgagctttttggtcgtttgcgtcttcaattcgtcgaatctgtcttttgtcttcaccttttattatttaaacgaatatcacttgtaaatagaacaattgcaactaaaagcttgtctttcttgaggaataatgctatgaaatatatgttcgtttttagcattatcaaatattcccacacttgagcgttgcttgtcctcaagcaatatcgtcttgaaatactagaatcacttctttattcttcacactttgtacatcagtgatttctatacggcggtataaacaatggtagtaacgatatggtttacagtcccacatgactataaaaatttagatccattaaggaaattggatctttatgaaaacatttgatcttttgaaatctagtttttaccctagattagttttccggaataaccctttaccggtgtttgcaaaatatttttgtgggtttggtgggtttcagatttgaaaattttagctcaaaacttgcggttttgtgtcacccacttgctaaccttgtatttggaaagcaacacgtccagtttacttgtcccgtatattacctttcggcaaactaccgtccggttgtaaaggaaagcgttgaacaagaaactgttaaggcaatgttccatgacttgcttttgattatggtctataaacgtgtcggatgctattactatcctttgtaggagcaatagtaaagctcacccttataatttttcggtctggcacaaggtcctgtctttgaccatgctatgcaaccaccgttcttacggttgacacccgatttagttcaggtgacctaatgaattccaggtgaattcctaggattttacgttcaatggtaatgaacgcattgaaaatagggttttcagaaaacaaatcggtttgtaattttgatcaaaatattttctcgtttaagctcgagtttagatatcatcgaattccatgagtttgtaattctcaatctttaaggtcaatctctaggattgagtaatatcagtcttaaaagctgatttttaatctttaaggagattatcctttctggggatctgattcattagtcttatccagctaatttgcatggtgcctcctcattgtacgagataaatccttctcatggttaggataaatctgaccacttggcgaccctgtttgatgttgaggtccgtggatttcctgctgattttagtgatgacttttctagatttttcgtcaacctacagctggtctgaacgacaacttcatgacctaaatcaagaagcgcgtgtctttttcggaagactttacttccttttaatgatggaattgattcatcgtgtagatccatctcttcttttctttcattgggtaaaacagtttagtttagtccaaagcaaaagtattttcagttatttgttacagatatatgtgacatatgtttaaaataatttggtaaattttcccacacttggcttttattttcctttttatcgtcctctattccattttaaatgaattttaacattttagtttgtttctcaatttatgtcctttccgaggtaacaataatttcggtgttaaaacctagttttatcgttcataaatatgtataaacatgatttgaattcatttcattgaaaaattttactagaattgggtagtcagtatataagactagggctgttctttttatcagagagcactagattctaatacaactactgctttactagtatttttaatggtaaccaagttgtttaatataaaaaattttaaaatccgaaagaatttaaccccttcccacacttaagatcttgcaatgccctcatttgcaagaaatcagtaacaatttaaattattgagggtgatttgtgtgaaaatgattaaatttttaccaaagtttccaaatatattggcgtttgtttgctgaatgataaatggtgcacatcatttgttcattccgtcttgttgttatttcacatatattttgcatcttgtcgtcaaaattagttgcttttgctgaacttaatgccagtctttgaaaatgcgttgttttaccctgttgtgtacataagataaactgcaaacatatataca
The window above is part of the Rutidosis leptorrhynchoides isolate AG116_Rl617_1_P2 chromosome 1, CSIRO_AGI_Rlap_v1, whole genome shotgun sequence genome. Proteins encoded here:
- the LOC139861112 gene encoding N-terminal acetyltransferase A complex catalytic subunit NAA10-like — its product is MVCIRKATMDDLLAMQACNLFCLPENYQMKYYFYHILSWPHLLYVAEDYGGKIVGYVLAKMEEETTECHGHITSLAVLRTHRKLGLATKLMTAAQNAMEQVFSAEYVSLHVRKSNRAAFHLYTETLGYKIHDTEAKYYADGEDAYDMRKQLKGKQDQHQHHHHHHHHHHGVGCCSGGAKS